A genomic region of Antennarius striatus isolate MH-2024 chromosome 4, ASM4005453v1, whole genome shotgun sequence contains the following coding sequences:
- the ttc38 gene encoding tetratricopeptide repeat protein 38 isoform X2, which produces MHAWKAEGLPLSTSSNEACKLFDAILHQYVKWKNDETLGGIEGCVSSMQAAAPNFVMGHVISTGLELISGNSFPHSDERLASAVRKTVELANSQDISPRERLHVKAMECFSHGKFLKACDVWEDILIDHPTDMLAIKFAHDVYFYSGAQKRMMDSVLRVLPFWKPHMPLYCHLKGQQAFGLLENSLYDKAEKVAMEGLALCPDDPWAVHAVAHVYEMKVELDKGLKHMESREKDWKVSDMLASHNYWHWALYFIEKGQYEAPLQIYDSQLFKRCKTSGSTLDMIDATSMLYRLEMEGVCVKDRWRELFHITEPFTDNHVSLFNDLHFLMASLGAKDNRTSQRMLEGLQELAREPGDNEQLQLAPVIGIPTCQAMMAYNEGNYSQAVELLYPLRDDLVRLGGSDAQRDIFNQLLIHAAIKSDNKHHQKLGRSLLVVRDSLRENSPLTNRLMQKALALHG; this is translated from the exons TATGTCAAATGGAAGAATGACGAAACCCTGGGAGGAATTGAAGGATGTGTTTCTTCAATGCAGGCAGCTGCCCCTAACTTTG TCATGGGCCATGTGATCAGCACGGGGCTGGAGCTGATTTCAGGAAATAGCTTTCCACATTCGGATGAGCGTCTGGCGAGTGCTGTGAGGAAAACAGTTGAGCTGGCCAACAGCCAGGACATCTCTCCCAGAGAGAGGCTGCATGTCAAGGCTATGGAGTGTTTCTCACATGG AAAATTTTTGAAGGCCTGCGACGTATGGGAAGACATTCTGATTGATCACCCCACTGATATGCTGGCAATCAAGTTCGCTCACGATGTCTACTTCTACAGTGGTGCCCAAAAGCGGATGATGGACTCCGTGTTGAGGGTGCTACCCTTCTGGAAACCCCATATGCCCCTATACTG CCACCTGAAAGGACAGCAGGCCTTTGGTCTTCTGGAGAATTCCTTGTATGATAAGGCTGAAAAAGTGGCCATGGAG GGTCTTGCTCTGTGTCCAGATGATCCCTGGGCTGTCCATGCTGTTGCACATGTTTATGAAATGAAGGTGGAGCTGGATAAAGGCCTTAAGCACatggagagcagagagaaagacTGGAAG gtaTCTGACATGCTAGCCTCTCATAACTATTGGCATTGGGCTTTATACTTCATTGAGAAG GGGCAATATGAAGCTCCCCTGCAGATCTACGATTCTCAG TTATTTAAACGTTGTAAAACCTCAGGATCCACGTTGGACATGATCGATGCCACTTCCATGCTCTACAGGCTGGAAATGGAGG GGGTGTGCGTGAAGGACCGTTGGCGAGAACTGTTCCACATAACAGAGCCTTTCACTGATAATCATGTGAGCTTGTTTAATGACCTCCACTTCCTTATGGCGTCGCTGGGAGCCAAAGACAACAGGACCTCTCAGCGTATGCTGGAGGGCCTCCAGGAACTGGCTAG AGAGCCGGGGGACAATGAGCAGCTCCAGCTGGCTCCAGTGATTGGTATCCCAACATGTCAGGCTATGATGGCGTACAACGAGGGCAACTACAGTCAAGCTGTAGAGCTACTGTACCCATTGCGCGATGACCTGGTGAGACTAGGTGGCAGTGATGCACAG AGGGATATCTTCAACCAGCTGCTTATTCATGCAGCCATCAAGTCGGACAATAAGCACCACCAGAAACTGGGAAG ATCTCTTTTGGTGGTGCGTGATAGTCTGAGAGAAAATTCTCCTTTGACAAATCGTCTGATGCAGAAAGCCCTGGCTCTTCATGGATAG
- the ttc38 gene encoding tetratricopeptide repeat protein 38 isoform X1 has product MNPSSYRDCQAWKAEGLPLSTSSNEACKLFDAILHQYVKWKNDETLGGIEGCVSSMQAAAPNFVMGHVISTGLELISGNSFPHSDERLASAVRKTVELANSQDISPRERLHVKAMECFSHGKFLKACDVWEDILIDHPTDMLAIKFAHDVYFYSGAQKRMMDSVLRVLPFWKPHMPLYCHLKGQQAFGLLENSLYDKAEKVAMEGLALCPDDPWAVHAVAHVYEMKVELDKGLKHMESREKDWKVSDMLASHNYWHWALYFIEKGQYEAPLQIYDSQLFKRCKTSGSTLDMIDATSMLYRLEMEGVCVKDRWRELFHITEPFTDNHVSLFNDLHFLMASLGAKDNRTSQRMLEGLQELAREPGDNEQLQLAPVIGIPTCQAMMAYNEGNYSQAVELLYPLRDDLVRLGGSDAQRDIFNQLLIHAAIKSDNKHHQKLGRSLLVVRDSLRENSPLTNRLMQKALALHG; this is encoded by the exons TATGTCAAATGGAAGAATGACGAAACCCTGGGAGGAATTGAAGGATGTGTTTCTTCAATGCAGGCAGCTGCCCCTAACTTTG TCATGGGCCATGTGATCAGCACGGGGCTGGAGCTGATTTCAGGAAATAGCTTTCCACATTCGGATGAGCGTCTGGCGAGTGCTGTGAGGAAAACAGTTGAGCTGGCCAACAGCCAGGACATCTCTCCCAGAGAGAGGCTGCATGTCAAGGCTATGGAGTGTTTCTCACATGG AAAATTTTTGAAGGCCTGCGACGTATGGGAAGACATTCTGATTGATCACCCCACTGATATGCTGGCAATCAAGTTCGCTCACGATGTCTACTTCTACAGTGGTGCCCAAAAGCGGATGATGGACTCCGTGTTGAGGGTGCTACCCTTCTGGAAACCCCATATGCCCCTATACTG CCACCTGAAAGGACAGCAGGCCTTTGGTCTTCTGGAGAATTCCTTGTATGATAAGGCTGAAAAAGTGGCCATGGAG GGTCTTGCTCTGTGTCCAGATGATCCCTGGGCTGTCCATGCTGTTGCACATGTTTATGAAATGAAGGTGGAGCTGGATAAAGGCCTTAAGCACatggagagcagagagaaagacTGGAAG gtaTCTGACATGCTAGCCTCTCATAACTATTGGCATTGGGCTTTATACTTCATTGAGAAG GGGCAATATGAAGCTCCCCTGCAGATCTACGATTCTCAG TTATTTAAACGTTGTAAAACCTCAGGATCCACGTTGGACATGATCGATGCCACTTCCATGCTCTACAGGCTGGAAATGGAGG GGGTGTGCGTGAAGGACCGTTGGCGAGAACTGTTCCACATAACAGAGCCTTTCACTGATAATCATGTGAGCTTGTTTAATGACCTCCACTTCCTTATGGCGTCGCTGGGAGCCAAAGACAACAGGACCTCTCAGCGTATGCTGGAGGGCCTCCAGGAACTGGCTAG AGAGCCGGGGGACAATGAGCAGCTCCAGCTGGCTCCAGTGATTGGTATCCCAACATGTCAGGCTATGATGGCGTACAACGAGGGCAACTACAGTCAAGCTGTAGAGCTACTGTACCCATTGCGCGATGACCTGGTGAGACTAGGTGGCAGTGATGCACAG AGGGATATCTTCAACCAGCTGCTTATTCATGCAGCCATCAAGTCGGACAATAAGCACCACCAGAAACTGGGAAG ATCTCTTTTGGTGGTGCGTGATAGTCTGAGAGAAAATTCTCCTTTGACAAATCGTCTGATGCAGAAAGCCCTGGCTCTTCATGGATAG